A single genomic interval of Mangifera indica cultivar Alphonso chromosome 5, CATAS_Mindica_2.1, whole genome shotgun sequence harbors:
- the LOC123216912 gene encoding tetratricopeptide repeat protein 38: MEELRLDKWGYEVNTRSDSCLSDINAYYHQVLSYGRERRVILAAAEHDKDCVLANILAAHFMASNDPSKASAYLDAAKSRLDGATPYEKAVFSAVSCLLSKDRDDDVAVDSHFKLLKVFPRDLVSLKRAQVLCFYMGRPDLSLAFVEQVLPYNQLEDYVYGTLAFSLLELGRMEDAEKAAKKGFEISKQDVWAQHALCHVLQYECHFQEAVHFMEECSSSWSSCSSFMYTHNWWHVSLCYLEGHFPMSKVLEVYDNHIWKELERIDATLPEVYLNALGLLLRVHVQGKLDIFGDRLRILAACVRDEANWYLEWHLDVLILWALAFTGELSKAEDLLKGLKSRFSMMIKKKQNIMQIGLQLAEALYEYGRGNDHKALELLGPDFDANFCKMIGASDEQLDVFNEVWYIMLLNTGQAAKAIEVIEKRIKKREGAPFMWRLLERAYQMTNSQKAAIAGEKAMALEAA, encoded by the exons ATGGAAGAGTTAAGATTAGACAAATGGGGTTACGAAGTCAATACTCGTTCTGATTCTTGCCTTTCTGACATCAACGCATACTATCATCAg GTTCTTAGTTACGGGAGAGAAAGGCGTGTGATATTGGCAGCGGCAGAACATGATAAAGATTGCGTTTTGGCTAACATTTTGGCTGCTCATTTCATGGCTTCCAACGATCCTTCTAAAGCTTCTGCTTATCTTGACGCAGCCAAGTCTCGTCTT GATGGAGCAACCCCATATGAGAAGGCGGTTTTCAGTGCCGTCAGCTGTTTGCTTTCTAAGGACAGAGACGATGATGTAGCTGTTGACTCGCACTTTAAG CTCCTGAAAGTTTTCCCAAGAGATCTGGTTTCTCTGAAAAGGGCCCAAGTGCTCTGCTTCTACATGGGTCGCCCTGATCTGTCTTTGGCCTTTGTTGAACAG gttcTACCATATAATCAACTAGAAGACTATGTATATGGTACGCTTGCTTTTTCTTTACTAGAGCTGGGACGAATGGAAGATGCTGAGAAAGCTGCAAAAAAAGGATTTGAGATCAGCAAGCAAGACGTCTGGGCTCAACATGCT TTGTGTCATGTTCTTCAATATGAATGCCATTTCCAAGAAGCAGTACATTTCATGGAAGAATGCTCATCCTCATGGAGTTCTTGCTCATCATTCAT GTATACACACAATTGGTGGCATGTCTCCCTTTGTTACTTGGAAGGTCATTTTCCAATGAGTAAAGTCCTAGAGGTTTATGACAATCATATCTGGAAGGAGTTGGAAAGAATTGATGCAACGCTTCCAGAG GTGTACCTCAATGCCTTGGGTTTGTTGTTGCGGGTTCATGTACAAGGCAAACTTGACATCTTTGGGGACCGTCTGAGGATCTTGGCAGCTTGTGTAAGAGATGAA GCCAATTGGTATTTAGAGTGGCATCTCGATGTGTTGATATTATGGGCATTAGCTTTTACTGGAGAACTTTCTAAAGCAGAAGATTTGCTCAAAGGCCTGAAGTCAAG ATTTTCTATGATGAtcaagaagaaacaaaatataatgcAGATAGGATTACAG CTTGCAGAAGCCCTATATGAATACGGAAGGGGTAATGACCATAAAGCATTGGAATTACTTGGCCCAGATTTTGATGCCAATTTCTGTAAG ATGATTGGGGCTTCCGATGAGCAGCTAGATGTGTTTAATGAAGTTTGGTACATTATGTTGCTAAATACTGGACAAGCTGCTAAAG CCATAGAAGTAATTGAGAAGCGGATTAAGAAGAGAGAAGGGGCCCCTTTCATGTGGCGTCTTCTG GAAAGAGCTTATCAGATGACAAACAGTCAGAAAGCGGCAATTGCTGGAGAAAAGGCCATGGCTTTAGAAGCTGCCTAA